The sequence TGAATAATTTATTTCCGGTTGCATATTGATCTAACGCATTATAATGTGAAATTTGTTTAGAAATTGCTCCAGGAATTCCTGCTGTTGAAACAATCAGGAATAAACTATAGATATTATATCCTTTTGCGAACAATGCATTAGCCGCTGGATAATCAGACCCCATCCAGGCCATCCATGGGATAATGTATATTGCTCCCAAAATACGAGAAAAAATACTACCAGCTGTCATCCAAGCTGACCCTTTTAACATCGTATCTTGCGGAGATTCAGGGTTTAAAACTGGCATTACTTCTTCTTGGCTTTTATTTACGCCCAAAACTTGCACCACCTTAAAAACTATCCATTTAATTATAGCAAAGTTCTTATCCTAAAAATTTTAAATTACTCTTAAATTACGCAAAAAGCAAATTAATTTATAAAAGAACCGCTAATTTTACAGAACGAATAAATTGTAAAGCTTTTTTGAGATTAATTCATGTTAGAATGAATTTGTTGTTTCGGGGATAAGCCATTTTAATACAACTCACCCACAGTTTCTGCATCATGCAATTATTCATAGCAATCAAACAAATTTTTCATTATTTTTATCATCTCAGACAAGATAATAAAGAGCTTACCTCTTCGTTGCAACAAAAAAAGGTTTTGAAGTGAACCCCATTAATTGGAGTTTATTTTAAGCAATAAGTTGGTCGGAAAGATTTCGGTATTCTACCGGGGTCTTTCCGGCCAATTTTGCTTTTATTCGTTTATTGTTGTAGTAGTAGATATATTTGGATATTTCCTCTTTCAAATGTTCATATGAACTGTACTCGTTGTTATGTACAGTTCCTACTTTTAAAATGTGAAAGAAACTTTCCATTATCGCATTATCCAAGCATGTTGCTTTGCGACTCATGCTTTGGATAATGCGATTTTTCTTTAGTCTAGATACATACTCATAGTTTTGATACTGAAATCCTTGATCAGAATGTACCGTCATTCGATAAGGCAGTTCTGGTAATCTCTCAATCAACGCATCCAATGTATCTGTAACGAATTCGACGTTAGGATGAAGACTTATATTCCAACTGATGACCTCATCACTGTACATATCCATGAATGCCGTAAAATATGCTCTTTCTGATGTGGTCCCATTACCCCAGCGAAGTTCAGTAACATCGGTAGTGATCTTCTGAAAGGGTCTATCGGTAATAAACCTTCTGTTTAGTTTGTTCTTGGCTCTTTTGCCAACATTTCCTTTATAAGAATTATATTTTCTAGTTTTTCTATCAAAGGCATGACAAAGGAGTCCGTGTTTGTTCATTATTTTAAGAACTAATTTATGATTGGCCTTGATCCCACGGTTATGAAGTTCCATTGTTACACTGCGATATCCATAGTCTTTATACTCTGTACGAATTGATTTGATTTCAGACACTAGCTCTTCTGGATATGACTTGTAAGAATGGCTCTGTGAATAATGGTAACTACTACTGGACATGTTTACGACTTCTAATATGATTGCCAAGGGTTCGTTGAATTCTTGCCTTAACTCATTTATTATTTGTGCTTTTTCTTGATTTGAGAGTTTTTCTTCTTCTGAGTTAAGGCATGCAATTTTTCCAAGTAAGCTACCCGTATCTTAAGCCGACGATTCTCTTCTTCTAAATGTTTAAGTTCTTCTGCCGTACGTGGTTTTTTATCAGTCATTTTCCCAGACCGCCTATCATTTGGTTTTAGGCGACCCGATTCAAGATCTCGTTCCCATTGCCAGATTGTCGTAGGATTACGGATCTTATATCTTTTAGCAGTTACTGGATATGATGCTCTATGATCGACTCGCCAAGTTATTATTTTGATTTTAAACGAATAATCATAGAAAGTCTTTGAGTAATTGTTGGTGAGCCCTTCAACTCCAAATTCTTTGAACAAACGTACCCAATGATAAATAGTTGCGGAACCTTTGATACCGTACTTTCTAGTGATAGACGTGTAGCTTTTGCCTGAAAGATAATCAAGAACTACCTTAATTTTAATTTCTTTTGAAAACATAAAAAGAACCTCATAAGTTTGGACTACTCCAACTTATGGGGTTCAGTTCATTTCGGAAAATCCGAAGCCTTTTTTTTTGTCTTATTTAACTACAATATTAACAATCTTGTTAGGAATGACGATCACTTTGACGATATTCTTACCATCAATGAATTTTTGAACCTTTTCATCATTTCTAGCTAATTCTTCTAATTTAGCTTTACCAGTGTCAGTAGCAACCTCTAATTTATCACGAAGTTTACCATTAACTTGTACGATAATTTCAACTGTATCAGAAACCAATTTGCTTTCATCATAAGTTGGCCACTTAGCATATGAGATTGATTCATCATGACCAAACTTGCTCCACAATTCTTCCATCATATGTGGTGCAATTGGAGCTAACAATTGAACCAGACCTTCAGCATAAGCCTTTGGCATTGTATCAACCTTATGAGCTTCATTGACGAAGACCATCATTTGTGAAATGGCAGTATTGAAGTGCAAAGCATCGAAGTCTTCAGTTACTTTCTTAACTGTTTCATTGTAAACTTTATCCAATTTACCATCGTTCGTATCAGTCAAGAAACCTTCACGAATTGTGCTGTAGTCATCATCATTGATGAACAAGTTCCAAACACGATCCAAGAACTTAGCTGAACCGGACAAACCATTTTCTGACCAAGCGATTGAAGCATCCAAAGGACCCATGAACATTTCATAAGTTCTCAAAGTATCAGCGCCGTAAGATTCAACAACATCATCAGGGTTAACAACGTTACCCTTTGATTTAGACATCTTTTCGTGACCTTTACCGAGGATCATACCTTGGTTGAATAGCTTTTGGAATGGTTCCTTAGTTGGTACGACACCCAAGTCATACAATACCTTGTGCCAGAATCTTGCATACAACAAGTGAAGTACGGCGTGTTCTGCACCACCAATATATAGATCAACTGGCAACCACTTCTTCAACAAGTCATAGTCGGCAAGTTTTTCATCATTATGTGGATCGATGTATCTCAAGTAGTACCATGATGAACCAGCCCATTGTGGCATTGTATTAGTTTCACGACGACCTTTACGACCGTTTTTATCAACTACATTGACCCAATCTGTTAAGTTAGCTAATGGACTTTCACCCGTTCCTGAAGGTTTAATATTTGAATCTTCAGGAAGTTTCAATGGCAATTCGTCTTCTGGAACTAGTGAAGTTGTACCGTCTTCCCAGTGAATGATAGGAATTGGTTCACCCCAGTATCTTTGACGAGAGAAGACCCAATCACGAAGACGATAGTTAACTTTCTTTTCACCATAACCTTTGTCTTCAAGGTATTCAACGGCACGATTGATAGCATCTTCTTTGTTCAAGCCATCCAAGAAATCAGAATTGATATGCTTACCGTCACCAGTAATAGCACCATCTTCAAGGTTTCCTTCAATAACTTGTGTCATTGGTAAGTCAAATTTC comes from Companilactobacillus pabuli and encodes:
- a CDS encoding IS3 family transposase, with protein sequence MACLNSEEEKLSNQEKAQIINELRQEFNEPLAIILEVVNMSSSSYHYSQSHSYKSYPEELVSEIKSIRTEYKDYGYRSVTMELHNRGIKANHKLVLKIMNKHGLLCHAFDRKTRKYNSYKGNVGKRAKNKLNRRFITDRPFQKITTDVTELRWGNGTTSERAYFTAFMDMYSDEVISWNISLHPNVEFVTDTLDALIERLPELPYRMTVHSDQGFQYQNYEYVSRLKKNRIIQSMSRKATCLDNAIMESFFHILKVGTVHNNEYSSYEHLKEEISKYIYYYNNKRIKAKLAGKTPVEYRNLSDQLIA
- a CDS encoding helix-turn-helix domain-containing protein, with product MFSKEIKIKVVLDYLSGKSYTSITRKYGIKGSATIYHWVRLFKEFGVEGLTNNYSKTFYDYSFKIKIITWRVDHRASYPVTAKRYKIRNPTTIWQWERDLESGRLKPNDRRSGKMTDKKPRTAEELKHLEEENRRLKIRVAYLEKLHALTQKKKNSQIKKKHK
- the leuS gene encoding leucine--tRNA ligase, with the protein product MYNHNTVEKKWQKYWKEHDTFRTTEDPNKKNFYALDMFPYPSGQGLHVGHPEGYTATDIIARMKRAQGYNVLHPMGFDAFGLPAEQYAINTGHNPADFTEKNIQNFKRQINSLGFSYDWNREVQTTDPKFYKWTQWIFEQMYKKGLAYESETLVNWSPDLGTVVANEEIIDGKTERGGFPVVRKPMRQWMLKITAYADRLLDDLDDIDWPESIKEMQRNWIGRSVGAQITFQIADSDDSVNVFTTRPDTIFGVEYMTLAPEHKLVDKITTPEQKSAVEAYKEEVSHKSDLDRTDLNDEKTGVFTGAYAINPVNGKRIPIWISDYVLVTYGTGAVMAVPAHDDRDFAFAKKFDLPMTQVIEGNLEDGAITGDGKHINSDFLDGLNKEDAINRAVEYLEDKGYGEKKVNYRLRDWVFSRQRYWGEPIPIIHWEDGTTSLVPEDELPLKLPEDSNIKPSGTGESPLANLTDWVNVVDKNGRKGRRETNTMPQWAGSSWYYLRYIDPHNDEKLADYDLLKKWLPVDLYIGGAEHAVLHLLYARFWHKVLYDLGVVPTKEPFQKLFNQGMILGKGHEKMSKSKGNVVNPDDVVESYGADTLRTYEMFMGPLDASIAWSENGLSGSAKFLDRVWNLFINDDDYSTIREGFLTDTNDGKLDKVYNETVKKVTEDFDALHFNTAISQMMVFVNEAHKVDTMPKAYAEGLVQLLAPIAPHMMEELWSKFGHDESISYAKWPTYDESKLVSDTVEIIVQVNGKLRDKLEVATDTGKAKLEELARNDEKVQKFIDGKNIVKVIVIPNKIVNIVVK